GGGCGATTTGCTTGCCCATTTCCGGCTTGAGAACAAGCTTTGCATCGTCGAAGTCAATGTCCGCATCATCCAAAAACATGAGTATGGGACGACGGTGCTATGCGATGGTGATCGCGTGGAAATCGTTCATTTTGTAGGAGGCGGTTGATGATGTTGAAAATTGGCCCATATGAATTTTCTTCGCGGCTGTTGCTCGGCACGGGCAAATATCCGAGCTTGGACGTGCAAAAAGAAGCGGTGGAAGCATCAGGGGCGGAAATTTTAACGTTCGCCGTCCGGCGGATGAACATCTTTTCCCCGGAGCAGCCGAACTTTTTAGAGCAGCTCGATTTAAGCAAATATAAGCTTTTGCCGAACACCGCCGGGGCGAAAACGGCCGAAGAAGCGGTGCGCATCGCCCGACTCGCCAAGGCATCCGGATTGTGTGATATGATAAAAGTAGAAGTGATCGGCTGCGACAAAACGCTCCTCCCAGACCCGATCGAGACGTTGAAAGCGGCGGAAATGCTGCTTGAGGAAGGGTTTATCGTGTTGCCGTACACATCCGATGATGTCGTGCTGGCGAAGCGGCTAGAGGAGCTTGGCTGCCATGCGATCATGCCGGGCGCCTCGCCGATCGGGTCCGGGCAAGGCATCATCAATCCGCTCAATTTGAGCTTTATCATTGAGCAGGCGAACGTGCCGGTCATTGTCGACGCCGGCATCGGTGGACCGGCGGACGCGGCGCTGGCGATGGAGCTTGGCGCGGATGGGGTGCTCTTGAACACCGCTGTTTCCGGCGCGGCCGATCCAGTGAAAATGGCGAAAGCGATGAAGCTGGCGGTGGAAGCGGGCCGGCTCGGCTATGAAGCCGGACGCATCCCGAAAAAACGGTACGCGTCAGCGAGCAGTCCAACGGAAGGAATGAGTGTTGTTTGAACGAACGGTATTCCCGGCAGCAACTATTTGCACCGATTGGCGAGGAAGGGCAAAAGAAAATACGGGGAAAGCATGTCGTGTTAGTCGGCGCCGGAGCGCTCGGCACAGGCAACGCCGAAGCGCTCGTTCGCGCCGGCATCGGCAAATTGACAATCATTGACCGCGATTACGTCGAATGGAGCAATTTGCAACGCCAGCAACTGTACAGCGAAGCGGATGCGAAGGAGCGGCTGCCAAAGACGATCGCCGCCAAACGGCGCCTTGAACAAATCAACAGCGAGGTTGAGATCGAGGCCATTGTCGGCGACGCCGGCCCAGAAGAATTGGAAACGATCGCCCTCAAGCAACGCCCTGACTTATGGATCGATGCGACAGATAATTTTGATACGCGCCTTGTCATCAATGACGTTGCCTACAAGTACAACATTCCGTGGATTTATGGCGCTTGTGTCGGCAGTTACGGTTTAAGCTGCGCCTTCATTCCGAACCGCACGCCTTGTTTGTATTGCTTGCTTGAAACGGTGCCGCAAGGGGGATTGACGTGCGATACGGCCGGCATTATCAGCCCAGCGGTGCAAATGGTTGTCAGCTATCAGATGGCTGAGGCGTTAAAAATTTTAGTGGAGGACTGGTCGGCGCTCCGCGGCAAGCTCGTTTCGTTTGACCTTTGGACGAACGAATACGCCTCCATTCGCATTGACGGGGTGAAAAAGGACGGTTGCCCGACGTGCGGACGTCATCCATCTTATCCGTTTCTTTCCTATGAACAACGGACGAAGACTGCCGTCTTGTGCGGGCGCGATTCTGTGCAAATCCGTCCGCCTGCCCCGCGCCAGTACGACTTGAATGAATTGGCGGAGCTGTTTCGCCGCCAAGGGCTTCAAGCGGAAGCGAACCCGTATCTTGTCTCCGTTTCGCTCGGCGACAAGCGATTGGTTGTCTTTCGCGACGGCCGTGCGCTTGTGCACGGCACGAAAGACGTGCAGGAGGCAAAGGCGATCTATTACCGCTATTTAGGTTGAAACGAGAGAAAATGAAATAAGGGTGTCCATTGATGGGAGGACGCCCTTGTTTTGTTCATCAAACTGTCAAAAAGACACCCTTCTCCTCCCTGCTTTTCCCGCCGGCAATATGGTACG
Above is a window of Geobacillus thermoleovorans DNA encoding:
- a CDS encoding thiazole biosynthesis adenylyltransferase ThiF, whose amino-acid sequence is MNERYSRQQLFAPIGEEGQKKIRGKHVVLVGAGALGTGNAEALVRAGIGKLTIIDRDYVEWSNLQRQQLYSEADAKERLPKTIAAKRRLEQINSEVEIEAIVGDAGPEELETIALKQRPDLWIDATDNFDTRLVINDVAYKYNIPWIYGACVGSYGLSCAFIPNRTPCLYCLLETVPQGGLTCDTAGIISPAVQMVVSYQMAEALKILVEDWSALRGKLVSFDLWTNEYASIRIDGVKKDGCPTCGRHPSYPFLSYEQRTKTAVLCGRDSVQIRPPAPRQYDLNELAELFRRQGLQAEANPYLVSVSLGDKRLVVFRDGRALVHGTKDVQEAKAIYYRYLG
- the thiS gene encoding sulfur carrier protein ThiS — translated: MTLVINGETVAVPDEVKTVGDLLAHFRLENKLCIVEVNVRIIQKHEYGTTVLCDGDRVEIVHFVGGG
- a CDS encoding thiazole synthase; translated protein: MLKIGPYEFSSRLLLGTGKYPSLDVQKEAVEASGAEILTFAVRRMNIFSPEQPNFLEQLDLSKYKLLPNTAGAKTAEEAVRIARLAKASGLCDMIKVEVIGCDKTLLPDPIETLKAAEMLLEEGFIVLPYTSDDVVLAKRLEELGCHAIMPGASPIGSGQGIINPLNLSFIIEQANVPVIVDAGIGGPADAALAMELGADGVLLNTAVSGAADPVKMAKAMKLAVEAGRLGYEAGRIPKKRYASASSPTEGMSVV